The Streptomyces sp. HSG2 genome has a segment encoding these proteins:
- a CDS encoding SDR family NAD(P)-dependent oxidoreductase produces the protein MTTAPLAAVTGAEGFIGSHLTEALVASGHRVRAMAQYNSFSSYGWLETLSPDVLDQVEIVLGDVRDPGSVRHLVESADCVYHLAALIAIPYSYRAPHSYVDTNVTGTLNVLEAVRAAGTPRMVHTSTSETYGTAQTVPITEDHPINTQSPYAASKAAGDRLADSYHASFDTPVVVLRPFNTYGPRQSMRAVIPTVIGQVAAGERAITLGDLRPTRDFTYVADTARAFLAAGTAPAERVVGRTFNAGTGGEISVGDLVTLIGKVMGADLDVREDQERIRPAKSEVMRLVADARRLSEATGWSPAHDLERGLERTVEFFRDPAHLARYKTGIYNI, from the coding sequence GTGACCACCGCACCACTCGCCGCCGTGACAGGTGCCGAGGGCTTCATCGGATCGCACCTCACCGAGGCGCTCGTCGCCTCCGGGCACCGGGTGAGGGCCATGGCACAGTACAACTCCTTCTCCTCCTACGGCTGGCTGGAGACGCTCTCCCCCGACGTCCTCGACCAGGTCGAGATCGTCCTGGGGGACGTCCGGGACCCGGGATCCGTCCGGCACCTGGTCGAGTCCGCCGACTGCGTCTACCACCTCGCCGCCCTCATCGCCATCCCGTACTCCTACCGAGCCCCGCACAGCTACGTGGACACCAACGTCACCGGCACGCTCAACGTGCTGGAGGCGGTGCGCGCCGCGGGCACCCCCCGGATGGTGCACACCTCGACCAGCGAGACCTACGGCACGGCGCAGACCGTGCCGATCACCGAGGACCACCCCATCAACACCCAGTCGCCGTACGCCGCGTCGAAGGCCGCGGGGGATCGGCTCGCCGACAGCTACCACGCCAGCTTCGACACCCCGGTGGTGGTGCTCCGCCCGTTCAACACCTACGGGCCCCGTCAGTCGATGCGAGCGGTGATCCCCACGGTGATCGGGCAGGTCGCCGCGGGCGAGCGCGCCATCACCCTGGGCGATCTGCGTCCCACGCGGGACTTCACCTACGTCGCCGACACCGCGCGGGCGTTTCTCGCGGCCGGCACCGCGCCCGCCGAGCGGGTGGTCGGACGGACCTTCAACGCGGGCACCGGCGGGGAGATCTCCGTCGGGGACCTGGTCACCCTCATCGGCAAGGTGATGGGCGCCGACCTCGACGTTCGCGAGGACCAGGAGCGGATCCGGCCGGCCAAGTCCGAGGTGATGCGGTTGGTCGCGGACGCCCGACGACTGTCCGAGGCGACCGGATGGTCCCCGGCCCACGACCTGGAGCGGGGCCTGGAACGCACTGTCGAATTCTTCCGCGACCCCGCCCATCTGGCCCGATACAAGACCGGTATCTACAACATCTGA
- the pelF gene encoding GT4 family glycosyltransferase PelF, translating into MHLEYGARRTGAAHVTLLTEGTYPHSHGGVSVWCDQLVTGMPDLDFGVVAVTGTGRERFVWDVPDHVSRVVSVPMWGAPPTGSTPGGRAGRRLADAYERFLTALVDPEAEDGFGPALYSLAAYAGDGALGVFLRGDRAVSILSAVWNRPGLAVREARPTVHDAVTAISLLEHSLRPLAAPCPERGVAHAVSGGLAVLPGLVGREQHGVPLLLTEHGVYLRERYLGYRTAPYRWPVKAVVLGFFRLLMEETYRKAALVTPGNRYNRLWEERGGARPEAIRTVYNGVDPAAFPPAGPEPADPVLSWAGRIDPIKDLETLVRAFALVRERIPAARLRLFGGTPRGGEAYRERCRALAAELGHGEAVSFEGRVDDIKDAYAAGNVVMLSSISEGFPFTLIEAMSCGRATVSTDVGGVREAVGDTGLVVPPRDPAAMADAAVDLLRDAERRRAMGEAARLRVIEQFTLRQTIDTFRSIYLELAVGVCDVTGTDRADVAYADAVPLRGTAG; encoded by the coding sequence ATGCACCTTGAGTACGGCGCGCGCCGAACCGGCGCGGCGCACGTCACCCTGCTCACCGAAGGCACCTACCCCCACAGTCACGGCGGCGTCAGCGTCTGGTGCGACCAGTTGGTCACCGGCATGCCGGACCTCGACTTCGGGGTCGTCGCCGTGACGGGCACCGGACGCGAACGGTTCGTCTGGGACGTGCCCGACCACGTATCGCGCGTCGTGTCCGTACCGATGTGGGGGGCGCCGCCCACCGGGTCCACGCCCGGTGGGCGCGCCGGCCGGCGGCTGGCCGACGCCTACGAGCGGTTCCTCACCGCTCTGGTGGACCCCGAGGCCGAGGACGGCTTCGGGCCCGCCCTGTACAGCCTGGCCGCGTACGCCGGCGACGGCGCCCTCGGGGTGTTCCTGCGCGGCGACCGGGCCGTTTCGATCCTCAGCGCCGTGTGGAACCGCCCCGGTCTCGCCGTCCGCGAGGCCCGTCCGACCGTGCACGACGCGGTGACGGCGATCTCGCTGCTGGAGCACTCGTTGCGTCCGCTGGCCGCGCCGTGCCCGGAGCGCGGGGTGGCGCACGCGGTGAGCGGCGGGCTCGCGGTGCTGCCGGGTCTGGTCGGCCGCGAACAGCACGGGGTGCCGCTGCTGCTGACGGAGCACGGCGTGTATCTGCGGGAACGCTATCTCGGCTACCGCACCGCGCCGTACCGGTGGCCCGTGAAGGCGGTCGTCCTCGGGTTCTTCCGGCTGCTGATGGAGGAGACCTATCGGAAGGCCGCCCTGGTCACACCGGGCAACCGCTACAACCGGCTCTGGGAGGAGCGCGGCGGCGCCCGGCCGGAGGCCATCCGCACCGTCTACAACGGCGTGGACCCCGCCGCGTTCCCGCCCGCCGGCCCGGAACCGGCGGACCCGGTGCTCAGCTGGGCGGGGAGGATCGACCCGATCAAGGACCTGGAGACCCTGGTGAGGGCCTTCGCGCTGGTCCGCGAACGGATACCCGCCGCTCGACTGCGGTTGTTCGGCGGTACTCCACGCGGCGGGGAGGCCTACCGTGAGCGGTGTCGGGCGTTGGCCGCCGAACTCGGCCACGGCGAGGCCGTCTCCTTCGAGGGACGGGTCGACGACATCAAGGACGCCTACGCCGCGGGGAACGTGGTGATGCTCTCCAGCATCAGCGAGGGCTTCCCGTTCACGCTCATCGAGGCGATGTCGTGCGGCCGGGCCACCGTCTCCACGGACGTGGGGGGCGTCCGCGAGGCGGTCGGCGACACGGGGCTGGTCGTTCCGCCGCGCGACCCGGCGGCGATGGCCGACGCCGCCGTCGACCTGCTCCGCGACGCCGAGCGCAGGCGGGCGATGGGCGAGGCGGCACGACTGAGGGTGATCGAACAGTTCACCCTGCGTCAGACCATAGACACCTTCCGGTCGATCTACCTGGAACTCGCCGTCGGGGTCTGCGACGTCACCGGCACGGACCGTGCGGACGTCGCCTATGCCGACGCCGTCCCGTTGAGAGGTACGGCCGGGTGA